A DNA window from Mobula hypostoma chromosome 3, sMobHyp1.1, whole genome shotgun sequence contains the following coding sequences:
- the LOC134344425 gene encoding glial fibrillary acidic protein-like isoform X3 yields MSEEMLKSPLKRARIQAGSRSSYRRMILQSRSASSNLHSSPIHQSFTNTRTYSTPSFASANNNALDFSLLDAISDEFKANRTNEKDKLIELNNRFVNYIEKVRSMEQQNKILQTELQELKGKGNSRKGNIYEQELRKLRQEVDQLTKEKSRIEVARDNLLDDIHKLKNRLQIEIQQREEAENNLSDFREDVDEAALNCADLQQKVNALQDEINFLKKLHEEELNELQVQEQQQTKIEKDFAAPDLSMALHEARSQFDKLAAKNISETEDWYKSKISDLNQNVLRTNETLRLAKQEANEYRREAQALKCEVEALKGAKELLERQKDEMEVRFGKEAEKFQEIIAQRDDEINNLSEQMSRRLFEYQDLLKVKTVLDAEIATYRKLLESEENRISIPAPFTSSLLLNEVEDRSEVRSPVRQLSVKTIEIKDGEVIAETTEHHEIQFADEATDLTED; encoded by the exons CAGGTTCCAGGTCTTCATATCGCCGAATGATTTTGCAGTCAAGATCAGCTTCCAGCAACTTACACTCTTCTCCAATTCATCAGTCCTTCACAAACACAAGGACCTACTCAACTCCAAGCTTTGCATCTGCCAATAATAATGCATTGGACTTTTCCCTGCTGGATGCCATAAGTGATGAATTCAAAGCCAACCGCACTAATGAGAAGGACAAACTCATTGAGCTGAATAACCGCTTTGTCAACTACATTGAGAAGGTGAGGTCCATGGagcaacaaaacaaaattctACAAACTGAACTACAAGAACTGAAAGGCAAAGGAAATTCCAGAAAAGGGAATATCTATGAACAGGAGCTCAGGAAACTGCGGCAAGAAGTAGATCAGCTCACCAAGGAGAAAAGCAGGATTGAAGTGGCAAGAGACAACTTGCTGGATGATATTCACAAACTCAAAAACAG GCTGCAGATTGAAATACAACAACGTGAGGAAGCTGAAAATAACCTGTCAGATTTTAGAGAG GATGTCGATGAAGCTGCTCTGAACTGTGCGGATCTGCAACAGAAAGTTAATGCACTGCAAGATGAAATAAACTTCTTAAAGAAACTTCATGAAGAA GAACTTAATGAGCTACAAGTTCAAGAACAACAACAAACCAAAATAGAAAAAGACTTTGCTGCTCCTGATCTTTCTATGGCTCTTCATGAAGCTCGGTCTCAATTTGATAAACTTGCTGCAAAGAATATTTCTGAAACTGAGGATTGGTACAAGTCTAAG ATTTCCGATCTGAATCAGAATGTTCTCCGCACCAATGAAACACTTCGCCTCGCAAAACAAGAAGCGAATGAATATCGTCGGGAGGCCCAAGCACTAAAATGTGAAGTTGAAGCACTTAAAGGAGCT AAAGAGCTTCTTGAGCGTCAGAAGGACGAAATGGAAGTACGATTTGGCAAGGAGGCCGAAAAATTCCAAGAAATAATTGCTCAACGTGATGATGAAATCAATAATTTGAGTGAACAGATGAGCCGTCGTCTGTTTGAATATCAGGATTTACTAAAAGTTAAGACAGTTTTAGATGCTGAGATTGCAACGTACAGGAAATTACTGGAGTCTGAGGAAAACCG GATTTCCATACCAGCTCCATTTACTTCTTCTCTGCTCCTGAATG AAGTGGAAGATAGATCAGAAGTTCGATCACCTGTCAGGCAATTGTCAGTGAAGACAATTGAAATCAAAGATGGGGAG GTAATTGCTGAAACCACAGAACATCATGAAATACAATTCGCTGATGAAGCTACAGACCTAACTGAAGATTAA
- the LOC134344425 gene encoding glial fibrillary acidic protein-like isoform X2 codes for MFPLLLGFFKEDMTSLESTAGIAGSRSSYRRMILQSRSASSNLHSSPIHQSFTNTRTYSTPSFASANNNALDFSLLDAISDEFKANRTNEKDKLIELNNRFVNYIEKVRSMEQQNKILQTELQELKGKGNSRKGNIYEQELRKLRQEVDQLTKEKSRIEVARDNLLDDIHKLKNRLQIEIQQREEAENNLSDFREDVDEAALNCADLQQKVNALQDEINFLKKLHEEELNELQVQEQQQTKIEKDFAAPDLSMALHEARSQFDKLAAKNISETEDWYKSKISDLNQNVLRTNETLRLAKQEANEYRREAQALKCEVEALKGAKELLERQKDEMEVRFGKEAEKFQEIIAQRDDEINNLSEQMSRRLFEYQDLLKVKTVLDAEIATYRKLLESEENRISIPAPFTSSLLLNEVEDRSEVRSPVRQLSVKTIEIKDGEVIAETTEHHEIQFADEATDLTED; via the exons CAGGTTCCAGGTCTTCATATCGCCGAATGATTTTGCAGTCAAGATCAGCTTCCAGCAACTTACACTCTTCTCCAATTCATCAGTCCTTCACAAACACAAGGACCTACTCAACTCCAAGCTTTGCATCTGCCAATAATAATGCATTGGACTTTTCCCTGCTGGATGCCATAAGTGATGAATTCAAAGCCAACCGCACTAATGAGAAGGACAAACTCATTGAGCTGAATAACCGCTTTGTCAACTACATTGAGAAGGTGAGGTCCATGGagcaacaaaacaaaattctACAAACTGAACTACAAGAACTGAAAGGCAAAGGAAATTCCAGAAAAGGGAATATCTATGAACAGGAGCTCAGGAAACTGCGGCAAGAAGTAGATCAGCTCACCAAGGAGAAAAGCAGGATTGAAGTGGCAAGAGACAACTTGCTGGATGATATTCACAAACTCAAAAACAG GCTGCAGATTGAAATACAACAACGTGAGGAAGCTGAAAATAACCTGTCAGATTTTAGAGAG GATGTCGATGAAGCTGCTCTGAACTGTGCGGATCTGCAACAGAAAGTTAATGCACTGCAAGATGAAATAAACTTCTTAAAGAAACTTCATGAAGAA GAACTTAATGAGCTACAAGTTCAAGAACAACAACAAACCAAAATAGAAAAAGACTTTGCTGCTCCTGATCTTTCTATGGCTCTTCATGAAGCTCGGTCTCAATTTGATAAACTTGCTGCAAAGAATATTTCTGAAACTGAGGATTGGTACAAGTCTAAG ATTTCCGATCTGAATCAGAATGTTCTCCGCACCAATGAAACACTTCGCCTCGCAAAACAAGAAGCGAATGAATATCGTCGGGAGGCCCAAGCACTAAAATGTGAAGTTGAAGCACTTAAAGGAGCT AAAGAGCTTCTTGAGCGTCAGAAGGACGAAATGGAAGTACGATTTGGCAAGGAGGCCGAAAAATTCCAAGAAATAATTGCTCAACGTGATGATGAAATCAATAATTTGAGTGAACAGATGAGCCGTCGTCTGTTTGAATATCAGGATTTACTAAAAGTTAAGACAGTTTTAGATGCTGAGATTGCAACGTACAGGAAATTACTGGAGTCTGAGGAAAACCG GATTTCCATACCAGCTCCATTTACTTCTTCTCTGCTCCTGAATG AAGTGGAAGATAGATCAGAAGTTCGATCACCTGTCAGGCAATTGTCAGTGAAGACAATTGAAATCAAAGATGGGGAG GTAATTGCTGAAACCACAGAACATCATGAAATACAATTCGCTGATGAAGCTACAGACCTAACTGAAGATTAA
- the LOC134344425 gene encoding type III intermediate filament-like isoform X4 encodes MILQSRSASSNLHSSPIHQSFTNTRTYSTPSFASANNNALDFSLLDAISDEFKANRTNEKDKLIELNNRFVNYIEKVRSMEQQNKILQTELQELKGKGNSRKGNIYEQELRKLRQEVDQLTKEKSRIEVARDNLLDDIHKLKNRLQIEIQQREEAENNLSDFREDVDEAALNCADLQQKVNALQDEINFLKKLHEEELNELQVQEQQQTKIEKDFAAPDLSMALHEARSQFDKLAAKNISETEDWYKSKISDLNQNVLRTNETLRLAKQEANEYRREAQALKCEVEALKGAKELLERQKDEMEVRFGKEAEKFQEIIAQRDDEINNLSEQMSRRLFEYQDLLKVKTVLDAEIATYRKLLESEENRISIPAPFTSSLLLNEVEDRSEVRSPVRQLSVKTIEIKDGEVIAETTEHHEIQFADEATDLTED; translated from the exons ATGATTTTGCAGTCAAGATCAGCTTCCAGCAACTTACACTCTTCTCCAATTCATCAGTCCTTCACAAACACAAGGACCTACTCAACTCCAAGCTTTGCATCTGCCAATAATAATGCATTGGACTTTTCCCTGCTGGATGCCATAAGTGATGAATTCAAAGCCAACCGCACTAATGAGAAGGACAAACTCATTGAGCTGAATAACCGCTTTGTCAACTACATTGAGAAGGTGAGGTCCATGGagcaacaaaacaaaattctACAAACTGAACTACAAGAACTGAAAGGCAAAGGAAATTCCAGAAAAGGGAATATCTATGAACAGGAGCTCAGGAAACTGCGGCAAGAAGTAGATCAGCTCACCAAGGAGAAAAGCAGGATTGAAGTGGCAAGAGACAACTTGCTGGATGATATTCACAAACTCAAAAACAG GCTGCAGATTGAAATACAACAACGTGAGGAAGCTGAAAATAACCTGTCAGATTTTAGAGAG GATGTCGATGAAGCTGCTCTGAACTGTGCGGATCTGCAACAGAAAGTTAATGCACTGCAAGATGAAATAAACTTCTTAAAGAAACTTCATGAAGAA GAACTTAATGAGCTACAAGTTCAAGAACAACAACAAACCAAAATAGAAAAAGACTTTGCTGCTCCTGATCTTTCTATGGCTCTTCATGAAGCTCGGTCTCAATTTGATAAACTTGCTGCAAAGAATATTTCTGAAACTGAGGATTGGTACAAGTCTAAG ATTTCCGATCTGAATCAGAATGTTCTCCGCACCAATGAAACACTTCGCCTCGCAAAACAAGAAGCGAATGAATATCGTCGGGAGGCCCAAGCACTAAAATGTGAAGTTGAAGCACTTAAAGGAGCT AAAGAGCTTCTTGAGCGTCAGAAGGACGAAATGGAAGTACGATTTGGCAAGGAGGCCGAAAAATTCCAAGAAATAATTGCTCAACGTGATGATGAAATCAATAATTTGAGTGAACAGATGAGCCGTCGTCTGTTTGAATATCAGGATTTACTAAAAGTTAAGACAGTTTTAGATGCTGAGATTGCAACGTACAGGAAATTACTGGAGTCTGAGGAAAACCG GATTTCCATACCAGCTCCATTTACTTCTTCTCTGCTCCTGAATG AAGTGGAAGATAGATCAGAAGTTCGATCACCTGTCAGGCAATTGTCAGTGAAGACAATTGAAATCAAAGATGGGGAG GTAATTGCTGAAACCACAGAACATCATGAAATACAATTCGCTGATGAAGCTACAGACCTAACTGAAGATTAA